A genomic window from Lemur catta isolate mLemCat1 unplaced genomic scaffold, mLemCat1.pri scaffold_66_ctg1, whole genome shotgun sequence includes:
- the LOC123629979 gene encoding ankyrin repeat domain-containing protein 26-like translates to MAASENLCDGAGDDSDDDTLLQERKSRKTDSWQFPRMENEVCDRPSKRTPNEKNKVKEQIQSMSDHDDLTWSSATAPEDYFVILLKMQDAILSQQRLVELKSNECERLTIKIGKMENEVSVLQDELYEAKKIMSQLNYEKAVWECELSTLRCTLKEEGEKRRNADLLYENTREEIRKKEEECRKEVEMKQQAEESVKTLNAEMNILRNYLSELAEKYNKSQRQLYGGRNIYQSYEKERFLMRTNDMLHEEIAMLQMEIATIKYQNEEKENKYINHIKIVEEVNENLQMTMKKNVEKLTDTVSQYSDQLNALACENALLNAQLQNEKESKEQLQAELESCSSRLTAAIHDQYVDQILMSGRDIEMSFQRAGHEWFFLRNEINVPVSDLKENHEIFGQNCSKAQSQIGSLEDELHSTRNVRRDNTLSLECVQRHLYQTECQMEKINQMYENEQYQVKKYIGQQEYLEKRISELERGNMLLREQLVYAHSRAEHKEETLMNMREQFQDTVKNLLAENGKQTRLLEDRIKQLIGECNQLKERLYQNEKGKPEEAQAASEEYRRQLRENHLAAISSQGEFRMNNLESQVSNMTTAPEDFHCIELEKYKHFYQLELEDRKYLPKKLKIATERPAAFSSSLVAETQETRSFSGPCTMSTESASAGTVVDGLGLHREFPGREYSLFSSSCPWTLDTSLKNNLSEMQQELEEITVGLEVGAAGYSPLEEFLL, encoded by the exons gcCTTCCAAGAGAACACctaatgaaaagaacaag gtgaaagaacaaatacagtcTATGAGTGACCATGATGACTTAACTTGGTCATCTGCAACAGCCCCAGAGGATT ATTTTGTTATCCTATTGAAAATGCAAGATGCCATTCTTTCCCAGCAAAGATTAGTAGAACTTAAAAGCAATGAGTGTGAAAGACtcacaataaaaattggaaaaatggaaaacgaGGTTAGCGTTCTGCAAGATGAGCTctatgaagccaaaaaaataatgtcacagttaaattatgaaaaagccGTATGGGAATGTGAACTCTCTACTTTGAG atgtaccttaaaagaagaaggagagaagagaagaaatgctgatctgttatatgaaaacactcgagaagagataagaaaaaaggaagaggaatgcaGGAAAGAAGTTGAAATGAAACAACAAGCTGAAGAGTCTGTCAAAACACTGAatgcagaaatgaatatattaagaaactatttGTCTGAG CTTGCAGAAAAGTACAACAAGAGTCAGAGGCAGCTATATGGAGGGCGGAAT ATTTATCAGAGTTATGAAAAAGAACGATTTCTCATGCGTACAAATGACATGTTGCATGAAGAAATAGCCATGCTACAAATGGAAAtagccacaataaaatatcagaatgaggaaaaagaaaataagtatatcaaccacattaaaattgTGGAAGAAGTGAATGAGAACCTTCAAATgaccatgaaaaagaatgtggaaaagttaaCAGACACAGTATCTCAGTATAGTGACCAGCTTAATGCTCTGGCATGTGAGAATGCCTTGCTAAATGctcaactacaaaatgaaaaagagagcaaggaaCAACTGCAAGCAGAACTTGAATCCTGCAGTTCTAGACTGACTGCTGCAATACATGATCAATACGTTGATCAAATTCTGATGTCAGGAAGAGACATCGAAATGTCTTTCCAGAGAGCAGGACATGAGTGGTTTTTCTTAcggaatgaaataaatgtacctGTGTCTGATCTCAAAGAAAACCATGAGATTTTTGGTCAAAACTGTTCTAAGGCTCAAAGTCAAATCGGTAGCCTGGAAGATGAGCTCCATAGCACAAGAAATGTTCGGAGAGATAACACTCTGTCTTTGGAATGTGTCCAAAGACACCTCTACCAAACAGAATGTCAAATGGAAAAGATCAatcaaatgtatgaaaatgaacaatatcAAGTGAAGAAATACATTGGACAACAGGAATATCTAGAGAAGAGAATATCTGAactagaaagaggaaatatgttGCTTCGAGAGCAACTGGTGTACGctcacagcagagcagagcatAAAGAGGAGACACTGATGAATATGCGAGAGCAATTTCAAGATACTGTGAAAAACCTTCTAGCTGAGAACGGAAAGCAAACCCGTCTGCTAGAAGATAGAATTAAGCAGTTAATCGGTGAATGCAATCAGTTGAAAGAGAGGctgtatcaaaatgaaaaagggaaaccagaagaa gcacaagcagcatcGGAAGAATACAGACGACAGTTGAGAGAGAATCATCTGGCTGCAATAAGCAGTCAGGGGGAATTCAGAATGAACAATCTTGAATCCCAAGTCTCCAATATGACAACTGCTCCAGAAGATTTTCATTGTattgaactggaaaaatataaacacttctaTCAATTAgagttagaagacagaaaatacttgccaaagaaactaaaaat AGCTACTGAGAGGCCAGCAGCGTTCAGTAGCAGTCTTGTTGCAGAGACACAGGAGACCAGAAGTTTCTCTGGCCCTTGTACAATGAGCACAGAGTCAGCTTCTGCTGGAACTGTTGTTGATGGgttaggtcttcacagagaatttcctggaagagaatactcactgttttcttcttcctgcccatGGACTTTAGATACCAGCTTGAAGAATAACTTGAGTGAG atGCAGCAGGAGTTGGAAGAAATAACTGTAGGACTAGAAGTAG gtgctgctggataCAGTCCTCTAGAAGAGTTTCTCCTCTAG